A DNA window from Mucilaginibacter xinganensis contains the following coding sequences:
- a CDS encoding glycosyltransferase — protein MKGVSVIICCYNSALRLPETLLYIALQKVPDHIQWELIVVNNSSADNTAQFAAEEWVKYKLPGVGFKVVDQPVAGLSFAREKGVAESMYDSIIFCDDDNWLFDSYVNSAYNLLESHPNWGIIGGCGIPKPEIEPPEWFGTYSGNYATGAQSSHNGVIEGDSPYVYGAGSVVRKSVLEQLKAMDFTPIATDRLSDKLSSGGDVEVCYAIKLLNFDIAYSEDLKFYHFIPKNRLTDKYLLNLVYQFGYCNILHRPYSWLFNPTLPWFKKTWGWTLAISLNIYLISLVNTLKKGDSLKKFIGRVNVNHAKGRLAAIVKLNSDIERYYRTISEKFRKAIAAG, from the coding sequence ATGAAAGGTGTTTCGGTAATAATTTGTTGTTATAACAGCGCTTTGCGGTTGCCTGAAACATTGTTATATATCGCGCTTCAAAAAGTTCCGGACCATATTCAATGGGAACTAATTGTAGTAAATAATAGTTCGGCCGATAATACTGCACAGTTTGCTGCCGAAGAATGGGTTAAATACAAACTCCCTGGTGTTGGGTTTAAAGTGGTTGACCAGCCTGTTGCCGGGCTGAGCTTTGCCCGCGAAAAAGGCGTGGCGGAGTCAATGTATGATTCTATTATATTTTGTGACGATGATAACTGGCTTTTTGACAGCTACGTAAATAGCGCTTATAACCTTTTGGAAAGCCACCCGAACTGGGGTATTATTGGTGGATGCGGAATTCCTAAGCCTGAAATAGAGCCACCGGAATGGTTCGGCACTTACAGCGGCAACTACGCTACTGGTGCACAAAGCAGCCACAACGGGGTAATTGAAGGGGACAGCCCTTATGTCTACGGCGCTGGCTCAGTAGTAAGAAAATCAGTACTGGAGCAACTTAAAGCAATGGATTTTACACCTATCGCAACGGACAGGCTCAGCGATAAGTTGAGTTCGGGCGGCGATGTAGAGGTGTGTTATGCTATTAAGCTGCTGAACTTTGATATAGCTTACAGCGAGGATTTGAAATTTTACCACTTTATACCCAAAAACAGGCTTACCGATAAGTATCTTCTTAACCTTGTTTACCAGTTTGGGTACTGCAATATCCTGCATCGTCCGTATTCATGGCTATTTAACCCAACGCTTCCATGGTTTAAGAAAACATGGGGCTGGACGTTGGCCATCAGCCTGAATATTTATTTGATCAGCCTGGTTAACACGCTCAAAAAAGGGGACTCGTTAAAAAAGTTTATTGGCAGAGTGAATGTTAACCACGCAAAGGGACGTTTAGCAGCTATTGTTAAATTGAATTCGGACATTGAAAGATATTACCGTACCATTAGTGAAAAATTTAGAAAGGCGATAGCAGCGGGTTGA
- a CDS encoding glycosyltransferase, with the protein MSSKALNIFYEEPDPDRWIKFDRYPRRWIRRMVRGKQRPGGVMMVALELMKGLDKINVPYRFNDFAYIKKHPEEIACIIGKPQLLFERKWENPVIFGAGVYSHPIECPDLFEKYPNVKRFLVPGDWMAEMCRPWYGSKAIAWPVGIDTEKWTPYAGQKSTDFLIYDKIRWQRDTFGKTLIDPILKILDQHKLNYTFVRYGSYTHSELQEKIADSKAVIFLCEHETQGLAYQQILATDTPILAWDRGGFWQDPYYYPEKVKYAPVSSVPYWHESCGLKFKEISEFEKQLDTFLSMRDKFKPRQFILNNLTLERSAERYLQIFNGVEKEIA; encoded by the coding sequence TTGAGCAGCAAGGCCCTGAATATTTTTTATGAAGAACCGGACCCCGACCGCTGGATAAAGTTTGACCGGTACCCGAGGCGCTGGATCAGAAGGATGGTGCGCGGTAAACAGCGGCCGGGCGGAGTAATGATGGTAGCTTTGGAGCTAATGAAGGGGCTGGATAAAATAAACGTGCCCTATCGTTTTAATGATTTCGCATATATCAAAAAGCATCCGGAAGAGATTGCCTGTATTATAGGAAAGCCCCAGTTGCTGTTTGAGCGAAAATGGGAAAATCCGGTGATTTTTGGCGCCGGGGTTTATTCGCACCCCATTGAATGCCCTGATCTTTTTGAAAAGTATCCTAATGTGAAGCGGTTTTTAGTGCCGGGCGACTGGATGGCAGAGATGTGCCGCCCATGGTATGGCAGCAAAGCCATAGCCTGGCCGGTTGGCATTGATACAGAAAAATGGACGCCGTATGCGGGGCAGAAAAGCACAGACTTCCTCATATACGATAAGATCCGCTGGCAACGCGATACATTCGGAAAAACGCTGATTGATCCTATATTGAAGATTTTAGACCAGCATAAGCTAAACTATACGTTTGTGCGCTATGGCAGTTATACCCATAGCGAATTGCAGGAAAAAATTGCAGATAGTAAGGCCGTGATATTTTTGTGTGAACATGAAACACAGGGATTGGCCTATCAGCAGATATTGGCTACAGATACGCCCATACTTGCGTGGGACCGGGGCGGTTTTTGGCAGGACCCCTACTACTACCCTGAAAAGGTAAAGTATGCGCCGGTGAGCTCCGTTCCTTACTGGCATGAAAGCTGCGGACTGAAGTTTAAGGAGATCTCCGAATTTGAAAAGCAGCTTGATACGTTTTTAAGTATGCGCGACAAGTTTAAGCCCCGTCAATTCATTTTAAATAACCTGACGCTTGAACGCTCCGCAGAAAGATACCTACAGATTTTTAATGGGGTTGAAAAAGAAATAGCTTGA
- a CDS encoding glycosyltransferase family 10 domain-containing protein, whose product MKVIKLTTPWRHDFLKSQLDPGIVDYRFEIDNNCDVCDYWIVWGDIPHEFEKMTVKCPPSNVIYMTDEAHEGKQFNQKFLNQFNYVITCRDDLQHRNIINTHEINQWQLSKSFAEVNNQIKIPKTKTLSVVCSDLTILSGHKKRFSFVNKMIGHFKDRIDVFGRGFNPIDDKWDALAPYKYSLAIENSAIPGYFTEKITECYLAHTMPIYYGAPDITNYFAPASLVQIDIEDYKASILTIEKLLEEAPWAELEDTLIDQKLLFLKKYQLFPALCNVVSKLDDANSINKRCTVNGHETYYSNYRLRKLYQQLQQRLNK is encoded by the coding sequence ATGAAAGTAATTAAACTTACTACGCCCTGGCGGCACGACTTTTTAAAGAGTCAGCTTGATCCGGGTATAGTTGACTATAGATTTGAAATTGATAACAATTGCGATGTTTGTGATTACTGGATAGTTTGGGGCGATATTCCGCACGAGTTTGAAAAAATGACTGTTAAATGCCCGCCTTCGAACGTAATTTATATGACAGATGAGGCGCATGAAGGAAAACAGTTTAATCAAAAATTTTTAAACCAGTTCAATTATGTTATAACCTGCCGGGACGATCTGCAACACCGGAACATAATAAACACGCACGAAATTAATCAGTGGCAGCTAAGTAAGTCGTTTGCGGAAGTCAATAATCAAATAAAGATCCCCAAAACTAAAACGCTGTCGGTGGTGTGTTCCGATCTTACCATTTTAAGCGGGCACAAAAAACGCTTCTCTTTTGTTAATAAAATGATAGGGCATTTTAAGGACAGGATTGATGTGTTTGGACGCGGCTTTAACCCCATTGATGATAAGTGGGATGCTTTAGCGCCTTATAAGTACTCACTAGCGATAGAGAATTCAGCGATACCCGGTTATTTTACCGAAAAAATAACGGAATGCTACCTGGCCCATACTATGCCAATTTATTATGGCGCCCCTGACATTACAAATTATTTTGCGCCGGCTTCGCTGGTGCAGATTGATATTGAAGATTACAAGGCGAGTATATTAACTATTGAAAAGCTGTTGGAAGAAGCCCCCTGGGCGGAGCTTGAGGACACGTTGATTGATCAAAAACTGCTATTCCTTAAAAAATACCAGTTGTTCCCGGCACTTTGCAATGTTGTATCAAAATTAGATGATGCGAATAGCATTAATAAGCGCTGCACTGTAAACGGCCATGAAACCTATTATAGCAATTACAGGTTGCGGAAATTATACCAGCAACTGCAACAAAGGCTTAATAAATGA
- a CDS encoding glycosyltransferase family 2 protein, producing the protein MDISIIIPAYNRLWSLPQTIDSCRNNKCRVEIIVIDDGSSDGTATWLARQNDLVILSQPNSGKCVAVNKAFEIAKGKYIRFLDSDDLISQGANDQQFELAEAGFADIVVSGYQLFEREGQILKVQPWADTDDFIARQLGEGDGSHYSAFLFKKDFITDITHRQEFALRDDRFFILEVALKEPKVAAHKGAALIHRVAHHDRLQISSGVKQHLQNSQHLGLYKNILNKLRTSGKLTPRRINAAINILWPLAHWIAIYDLGEAARLVNWIRALNPEFKAPEPGLLGKCYQKLGFVNTEKLLRLRRKFLLR; encoded by the coding sequence ATGGATATTTCAATTATTATACCTGCATATAACCGTTTGTGGAGTTTGCCGCAAACAATTGACAGTTGCAGAAATAATAAGTGCCGGGTAGAAATAATTGTTATTGATGATGGCAGCAGTGATGGAACAGCGACTTGGCTGGCCCGCCAAAACGACCTGGTGATATTAAGCCAGCCCAATTCAGGTAAATGTGTTGCAGTAAATAAGGCATTTGAAATAGCCAAAGGAAAGTATATCCGTTTTTTAGATTCGGATGACCTGATAAGCCAGGGGGCTAACGACCAACAATTTGAGCTGGCCGAAGCAGGCTTTGCCGATATAGTAGTAAGCGGCTACCAATTATTTGAGCGGGAGGGGCAAATACTAAAAGTCCAGCCCTGGGCTGATACGGACGATTTTATAGCCCGGCAGTTGGGTGAAGGGGACGGGTCGCACTACTCAGCATTTTTGTTTAAAAAAGATTTTATCACGGATATAACCCACCGGCAGGAATTTGCATTAAGAGATGACAGGTTTTTTATACTGGAGGTAGCTTTAAAGGAACCTAAGGTTGCAGCGCATAAGGGTGCTGCGCTTATACACCGCGTGGCCCATCATGACAGGTTACAAATTAGCAGTGGTGTAAAACAACACCTGCAGAATTCACAGCACCTGGGCCTCTATAAAAATATATTAAACAAGTTACGCACCAGTGGAAAACTTACCCCCCGACGCATCAATGCCGCAATAAATATACTTTGGCCACTGGCCCACTGGATTGCCATTTATGATTTGGGTGAGGCTGCCCGGCTTGTTAACTGGATAAGAGCGCTCAACCCAGAATTTAAAGCACCGGAGCCCGGCTTGTTAGGCAAGTGTTATCAGAAGCTTGGTTTTGTTAATACAGAAAAGCTGTTAAGGCTTCGCCGGAAATTTTTGTTACGTTGA